A single region of the Pleurocapsa minor HA4230-MV1 genome encodes:
- a CDS encoding type II toxin-antitoxin system prevent-host-death family antitoxin — translation MFPISDSIAYTNARNGLASLLERVTQHSEIVVINRRNKPDVALISKKELDSLLETVYLLRSPANAQELFKAIDESKQMDDSAVEPQSLNDLCEDLGIVRE, via the coding sequence ATGTTTCCTATATCAGATTCGATTGCTTATACTAACGCCCGAAACGGATTAGCATCTCTACTTGAAAGGGTCACCCAACACTCAGAAATTGTTGTAATCAATCGCCGAAACAAACCAGATGTAGCTTTAATTAGCAAAAAAGAGTTAGATAGTTTATTAGAAACAGTTTATCTATTGCGTTCTCCTGCCAATGCTCAAGAGCTATTTAAAGCAATAGATGAGTCTAAGCAAATGGATGATTCGGCAGTTGAACCTCAATCTCTTAATGATTTGTGTGAGGATTTGGGCATTGTCCGAGAGTAA
- a CDS encoding 3-isopropylmalate dehydratase large subunit, which yields MKEKVLKLGDDINTDDLIPAHRSTNPDPEHQKHYVLEHIIGIDTLLNYQVIEAGENFGCGSSREYAPIAIKAAGIKLVRARSFAEIFYRNSINIGLALEIIGSSQDNPVVKAITAAGGLTAFNQQRLQNQISVPQSSTASRSMTMAEKMLAKASGNDYVQPGEVVFAQVDLALSHDAIAAPVFELFRANFGKNTQIWDSNKVVLVADHFIQVNDIRVDPQATKLYQDMVDFAHHYDCKLFDLISPGEASGICHVLLPEQGLIHPGMIIAGTDSHSCTYGAFGSFSTGVGTTDMANILATGDMWLRVPGTIVFELGGILPEGISAKDIMLFILGQIGCQGAIGKVLEFRGNIIEQLSIDERMTLSNMAVECGAMCGLIVPDAVTAGYLQAKNASEYIPVVGDEDATYDSIYQFDLSNLEAQIACPPKPDNVVNLSKLPDTPITLAFIGSCTGGKLSDLAQAAAILKDRQVNPNVQMYVVPASQLIRQQAEELGYFEIFAQAGVQILKSGCGACINSGKGVLGKQEIGIYATNRNFTGRTGDPTGKNYLASPRVVSISAVNGKISDRF from the coding sequence ATGAAGGAAAAAGTTCTAAAACTTGGTGATGATATCAATACCGATGATCTTATTCCTGCTCATCGTAGTACTAATCCAGATCCCGAACATCAGAAACATTATGTCCTAGAACACATAATTGGTATCGATACATTATTAAATTATCAAGTAATAGAAGCAGGAGAGAACTTTGGCTGTGGTTCGAGTCGGGAATATGCACCCATCGCTATTAAAGCAGCAGGGATTAAATTAGTTCGCGCTCGTTCTTTTGCCGAGATTTTTTATCGTAATAGTATTAATATTGGTCTGGCTTTAGAAATTATTGGCTCAAGTCAAGATAACCCAGTAGTCAAAGCTATTACCGCAGCGGGGGGATTAACCGCTTTTAATCAACAACGATTACAGAACCAGATTTCTGTTCCTCAAAGTAGTACTGCATCTCGCTCGATGACTATGGCGGAGAAAATGCTAGCCAAGGCTTCTGGTAATGATTATGTACAACCTGGGGAGGTAGTATTTGCCCAGGTAGATTTAGCCTTGTCCCATGATGCGATCGCTGCTCCTGTATTTGAGCTATTTAGAGCTAATTTTGGCAAAAATACCCAAATTTGGGATTCCAACAAGGTTGTTCTCGTTGCCGATCACTTTATTCAAGTTAATGATATCCGAGTCGATCCTCAAGCTACTAAGTTGTATCAAGATATGGTGGATTTTGCCCATCACTATGACTGTAAGTTATTTGATTTAATATCTCCTGGGGAAGCATCAGGAATCTGTCATGTTTTGTTACCAGAACAAGGTTTAATCCACCCAGGCATGATTATTGCAGGAACTGATTCTCATAGTTGCACCTATGGCGCATTTGGTAGCTTCTCCACGGGGGTAGGTACTACCGACATGGCAAATATCTTAGCTACGGGGGATATGTGGCTGCGTGTCCCTGGTACAATCGTCTTTGAGCTTGGGGGTATCTTACCCGAAGGTATTAGCGCCAAGGATATTATGCTCTTTATTCTGGGTCAAATCGGCTGTCAGGGTGCAATTGGTAAAGTGTTGGAGTTTCGAGGCAATATCATCGAACAGCTATCAATTGATGAACGGATGACGTTGAGTAATATGGCGGTGGAGTGTGGCGCAATGTGCGGTTTAATTGTTCCTGATGCTGTTACCGCTGGATATCTGCAAGCTAAAAATGCCTCTGAATATATCCCCGTAGTCGGCGACGAAGATGCGACGTATGACTCTATTTATCAATTCGATCTGAGTAATCTCGAAGCCCAAATCGCCTGTCCTCCCAAGCCAGATAATGTAGTTAATCTGAGTAAGTTACCAGACACGCCAATCACCCTGGCATTTATTGGCTCTTGTACTGGGGGAAAACTTAGCGACTTAGCCCAAGCTGCTGCGATACTCAAAGATCGTCAGGTAAATCCTAATGTGCAGATGTATGTTGTTCCAGCTTCTCAACTAATCCGACAGCAAGCAGAAGAATTAGGCTATTTTGAGATTTTTGCTCAGGCTGGAGTACAGATTCTCAAGTCTGGTTGCGGTGCTTGTATCAATTCTGGAAAAGGAGTTTTGGGCAAACAAGAAATAGGTATCTATGCCACTAATCGCAATTTTACAGGACGCACAGGAGATCCGACAGGCAAAAATTATCTAGCTTCTCCTAGAGTAGTCAGTATTTCCGCTGTTAATGGCAAAATAAGCGATCGCTTTTAA
- a CDS encoding Uma2 family endonuclease, translated as MLIDDRLPINQEYFLKQDRTLSFSGMTWEDYEKFTTAEYLGYRTSFLAGVITLMSPSQNHEVIKDFIFLLIVTYCDIFNLDYYPTGSTTCKDQNKQVGKEPDTSFCFNNLKPTPDLAVEVVFSSGGTDDLKKYQKLGVKEVWFWLNNQLEIYVLVNDNYQQQQSSFNLANLEAKLLKKYIAQVLTGNPRILKQNFLNEFKA; from the coding sequence ATGCTAATCGATGATCGACTACCAATTAACCAAGAGTATTTTTTAAAACAAGATCGTACCTTAAGCTTTTCGGGTATGACTTGGGAGGATTATGAAAAGTTTACTACAGCGGAATATTTGGGCTATCGGACATCTTTTTTAGCAGGAGTAATTACTCTCATGTCTCCTAGTCAAAATCATGAAGTAATTAAAGATTTTATTTTTTTATTAATAGTTACCTATTGCGATATCTTTAATTTAGATTATTACCCTACAGGCTCAACAACTTGCAAGGATCAGAACAAACAAGTGGGCAAAGAACCTGATACTAGCTTTTGCTTTAATAATTTAAAACCAACTCCTGATTTAGCGGTAGAAGTAGTTTTTAGCAGTGGTGGTACTGATGATTTAAAAAAATATCAGAAATTAGGAGTCAAAGAAGTTTGGTTTTGGCTCAATAATCAGTTAGAAATTTATGTTTTAGTTAATGATAACTATCAACAACAGCAATCCAGCTTTAATTTGGCAAATCTTGAAGCTAAGTTATTGAAAAAATATATTGCTCAAGTTTTAACTGGTAATCCTAGGATACTCAAGCAAAATTTTTTAAATGAATTTAAAGCATGA
- the pyrE gene encoding orotate phosphoribosyltransferase has translation MDKLTLAKEIYQISNIKGNFILRSQQQATEYFDKYLFEAQPKLLFEIARQLVALIPENIDTLAGLEMGGIPIATALSLQTGIPLVFVRKKAKTYGTCKLAEGGEVKSKRILIIEDVVTSGSAVIDAVSQLRELGATIEQAVCVIDRESLGIENLKKIGVKLIPLFTKSYLQSSSC, from the coding sequence ATGGATAAACTGACTTTAGCAAAAGAAATTTACCAGATATCAAATATTAAAGGTAATTTTATTCTGCGATCGCAACAACAAGCAACTGAGTATTTTGATAAATATCTTTTTGAAGCACAACCAAAATTGCTCTTTGAAATTGCCCGTCAACTTGTTGCTCTAATTCCTGAAAATATAGACACCCTTGCTGGATTAGAAATGGGTGGCATTCCCATAGCTACAGCTTTATCTTTGCAGACAGGTATACCTTTGGTTTTTGTGAGAAAAAAAGCTAAAACCTATGGAACTTGTAAATTAGCTGAAGGAGGAGAAGTCAAAAGTAAACGGATACTGATTATAGAAGATGTGGTTACTTCTGGTAGTGCGGTTATTGATGCGGTAAGTCAGTTAAGAGAATTAGGTGCAACTATCGAGCAAGCTGTGTGTGTAATTGATCGAGAAAGTTTGGGTATAGAAAATCTAAAAAAGATTGGTGTTAAGCTGATACCATTATTTACTAAGTCATATCTACAGTCTTCATCGTGTTAA
- a CDS encoding NAD(P)/FAD-dependent oxidoreductase — translation MSQAIDVVVIGSGIGGLCCAALLAKYGYRVMVCESHSIAGGAAHSFERDGYKFDSGPSLYSGLSSSPTNNPLRQLLDAIDEDLEWANYNVWGCRLPEGDFNAYVGADHFCEVLREFRGESAIAQWRKLQAEMKPLAIAVNALPPLAMRFDLGAAISMGQYLPNTLRHLPNILRMTGPFSKIMDGVVSDPFIRNWLDLLSFLLSGLPADGTVGAEMAFMFAEWYKPGVQLDYPMGGSGAIVDALVRGLTKRGGEIIYNAHVEQVLVESNRAVGVRLRNGKEIRVNKAVVSNASIWDTLSLIPEGVLPPSFVRERVNTPECESFMHLHLGIDATGLEDLECHYIVVNDWDLGITAPQNVIVMSIPSVLDPSLAPAGKHGIHVYTPGNEPYQLWAGMDRRSEAYQQLKQERAEVMWQGLERVIPDIRARVELTLVGTPLTHQRYLRRHHGTYGPAHRAGKALFPGSTTPLSGLLCCGDSTFPGIGIPAVAASGAIAANTIAPLHKHLEILSPN, via the coding sequence ATGAGTCAAGCAATAGATGTAGTCGTAATTGGTAGCGGGATTGGGGGTTTATGCTGTGCTGCGCTGTTGGCAAAGTATGGTTATCGGGTGATGGTATGCGAGAGTCATTCTATTGCGGGAGGTGCTGCCCATAGTTTTGAACGAGATGGCTATAAATTTGATTCAGGGCCATCTTTATATTCAGGCTTGTCTTCTAGCCCGACTAATAATCCTTTGCGTCAGTTGCTAGATGCCATTGACGAAGACTTAGAATGGGCAAACTACAATGTCTGGGGTTGTCGGCTACCTGAAGGAGATTTTAACGCTTACGTAGGCGCGGATCATTTTTGCGAGGTGTTGCGAGAATTTCGGGGTGAGTCGGCGATCGCTCAATGGCGTAAACTTCAGGCAGAAATGAAGCCCTTAGCGATCGCAGTTAATGCTTTGCCTCCTTTGGCAATGCGCTTCGATTTGGGGGCAGCAATTAGTATGGGTCAATATTTACCGAATACTCTTCGGCATCTACCTAATATTTTGCGGATGACAGGGCCGTTTAGTAAGATTATGGACGGGGTTGTTAGCGATCCGTTTATTCGTAACTGGCTGGATCTGCTGAGTTTCCTGCTGTCTGGTTTACCTGCCGATGGTACTGTGGGGGCGGAAATGGCATTTATGTTTGCCGAATGGTATAAGCCAGGGGTGCAACTAGATTATCCTATGGGGGGTAGTGGGGCGATCGTGGATGCTTTAGTGCGGGGGCTAACTAAACGAGGTGGCGAAATTATTTATAATGCCCACGTAGAGCAGGTTTTAGTGGAAAGTAATCGTGCTGTAGGCGTGCGTTTGCGTAACGGCAAAGAAATCAGGGTAAATAAAGCAGTAGTTTCTAATGCCTCAATTTGGGACACTTTATCTTTAATTCCTGAAGGCGTATTACCACCAAGTTTTGTACGAGAAAGAGTTAATACTCCAGAATGTGAAAGCTTTATGCATCTCCATCTGGGTATCGATGCTACAGGATTAGAAGATCTTGAATGTCATTACATTGTGGTCAATGATTGGGATCTAGGTATTACTGCCCCGCAGAATGTAATTGTGATGTCTATCCCCTCTGTCTTAGATCCCAGCCTTGCTCCTGCTGGTAAACATGGGATTCACGTTTATACTCCTGGTAATGAACCCTATCAACTTTGGGCAGGAATGGATCGTCGTAGCGAGGCTTATCAGCAACTTAAACAAGAACGTGCTGAAGTTATGTGGCAAGGGTTAGAACGAGTTATCCCCGATATTCGCGCTCGCGTAGAACTAACTTTAGTTGGTACACCTCTAACTCATCAGCGTTATCTTCGTCGTCATCACGGTACTTATGGCCCTGCACATCGGGCGGGCAAAGCCTTATTCCCTGGCTCAACTACACCTCTATCAGGCTTACTCTGCTGTGGTGATTCAACCTTCCCTGGGATTGGTATTCCTGCGGTGGCTGCCAGTGGAGCGATCGCCGCTAACACTATTGCCCCACTACATAAGCACTTGGAAATTTTATCGCCGAATTGA
- a CDS encoding DUF839 domain-containing protein: MNVNRRNFLLFLGATAGTLTSSLWDNQGEARSLTVGENLSSLAHNSSSLGFQPIKMALPLDVDRLSIAQQIKNYASYQVQDDLVLPEGFTYDLLAVWGDRVGDSRFGYNNDYLSLIETTPGEGYLTVNFEYISGGIWMQSYSAVIGEELPVAELLALAKPVGEEEEEAVFIVDALSLKDDDPIKEKISKISRQGLIDQGLGVISVKRNPEGKWSRTFSDLDRRVTGISGLDNPAQALKSTGAAVAVFKKPNKLGYEDGLGDRIIGTFQNCAGGTTPWGTVLSAEENFQDQVPEPVMADGSALNPRETPFLISALDVDGRANVFGLAGNKYGWMVEIDPANRDDYGTKHTWLGRYRHEAFATRAVKDKNLAVYSGCDRRGGHLYKFISEGKVVNPQDKANSRLFEAGMLYGAKLDPNGTGTWIPLSPDTLINPISPSEVVGGMVLMPNSDRTVGGFTEVTTEEQLQPLINQFKTLGDLYQGNSREEIQGAILIDAHFAASAVGVTNTSRPEDTIINDEGTLFVAFTSGAADEEGGPDKTIFVGPGGETDYEYGWIMKLDEDNRDPAALSFTWSMLATGGEVAKGGAGFANPDNLTLDKSGNLWIVTDMSTSKHNQPVPSRVENGETLTGSDLTGVFGNNSMWYIPLSGDDVGKIYPFAIGPMECECTGLTFDNDNNSLFLAIQHPGEENGIRQDMATETRDFELLATDGTVFKQRRQVPLGSNWPSGKVNQPPLPGVVVIRKVNGTEIV; encoded by the coding sequence ATGAACGTTAATCGTCGTAATTTTTTGCTTTTTTTAGGTGCTACCGCTGGAACGTTAACTTCTAGTCTCTGGGACAATCAAGGTGAAGCAAGATCCCTGACTGTAGGCGAAAATTTATCATCATTAGCCCATAATAGCTCCAGTTTAGGCTTTCAGCCGATTAAAATGGCTCTACCTTTAGACGTAGATCGACTATCTATTGCTCAACAAATCAAGAATTATGCCAGTTATCAAGTACAAGATGATTTAGTCTTACCAGAAGGCTTTACTTATGATCTGCTCGCTGTCTGGGGCGATCGCGTGGGGGATTCTCGCTTTGGTTACAACAATGACTATCTATCCTTAATAGAGACTACTCCTGGTGAAGGTTATTTGACAGTTAATTTTGAATACATCAGTGGTGGCATATGGATGCAAAGTTATTCTGCTGTAATTGGAGAAGAACTTCCTGTTGCGGAATTACTTGCTCTAGCTAAACCTGTGGGTGAAGAGGAAGAAGAAGCTGTATTTATAGTTGATGCTTTAAGCTTAAAAGATGATGATCCGATCAAAGAAAAAATTAGCAAAATTTCTCGCCAAGGTTTGATCGATCAAGGATTGGGAGTAATTTCGGTTAAGCGTAATCCAGAAGGTAAATGGTCACGGACATTCTCAGATTTAGACCGTCGAGTTACAGGAATTTCTGGTTTAGATAATCCCGCTCAAGCGCTTAAATCTACTGGTGCAGCGGTGGCAGTGTTTAAGAAGCCGAATAAATTGGGTTACGAAGATGGTTTAGGCGATCGCATTATTGGTACATTTCAAAATTGTGCTGGAGGGACAACTCCTTGGGGAACAGTTCTCAGTGCGGAGGAAAATTTTCAAGATCAAGTTCCCGAACCAGTCATGGCGGATGGTTCAGCTTTAAATCCCCGTGAAACTCCCTTTTTAATTTCGGCTTTAGACGTTGACGGCAGAGCAAATGTATTTGGTTTAGCAGGGAATAAATACGGCTGGATGGTGGAAATCGATCCCGCCAACCGTGATGACTACGGAACCAAACACACTTGGCTGGGACGCTATCGTCATGAAGCTTTCGCTACTAGAGCGGTAAAAGATAAAAATTTGGCTGTCTATTCAGGATGCGATCGCCGTGGCGGACACCTGTATAAGTTTATTAGTGAGGGAAAAGTAGTTAATCCCCAAGATAAAGCCAACTCTCGTTTATTTGAAGCAGGAATGCTCTACGGTGCCAAACTAGATCCCAACGGTACGGGAACTTGGATTCCCTTAAGTCCTGATACCTTGATTAATCCCATCTCTCCCAGTGAGGTAGTTGGAGGAATGGTGCTTATGCCCAATAGCGATCGCACTGTGGGAGGCTTTACGGAAGTGACGACAGAGGAACAATTGCAGCCCTTAATTAATCAGTTCAAGACTCTAGGAGATCTATATCAGGGTAACAGTCGCGAAGAAATCCAAGGAGCGATTCTGATTGATGCTCACTTTGCAGCCAGCGCAGTAGGTGTTACTAATACATCTCGCCCAGAAGACACGATTATTAACGATGAAGGTACTTTGTTTGTTGCTTTTACCTCTGGTGCTGCCGACGAGGAAGGAGGGCCAGATAAGACAATTTTTGTGGGCCCAGGTGGTGAGACTGACTACGAATATGGCTGGATTATGAAGCTAGATGAAGATAATCGCGATCCTGCTGCCCTTAGTTTTACCTGGAGTATGTTAGCCACAGGCGGAGAAGTTGCTAAAGGTGGTGCGGGTTTTGCTAATCCTGATAACTTAACTCTCGATAAGTCTGGTAACCTCTGGATAGTAACGGATATGTCTACAAGCAAGCATAATCAACCCGTTCCTAGCCGAGTAGAAAACGGCGAAACCTTAACAGGTAGCGACTTAACGGGGGTATTTGGTAATAACTCCATGTGGTATATTCCCCTGTCGGGAGACGATGTAGGCAAAATCTATCCTTTTGCGATCGGCCCAATGGAGTGTGAATGTACTGGTTTGACCTTTGACAATGACAATAACAGCCTCTTTCTGGCAATTCAGCATCCAGGAGAAGAAAATGGTATTCGTCAAGATATGGCAACAGAAACTAGAGACTTTGAATTACTGGCTACAGATGGCACAGTGTTTAAACAGCGACGACAAGTGCCTTTAGGTTCAAATTGGCCAAGTGGAAAAGTCAATCAACCTCCTTTACCTGGAGTAGTAGTAATTCGGAAAGTCAACGGCACAGAAATAGTCTAG
- a CDS encoding Txe/YoeB family addiction module toxin, protein MICVRIWALSESKVWCPIFTPTFREHLLWWAKKDPAKVNKILDLVEAICESPFQGIGKPEPLKYLDNNLWSRRINLEHRLVYRLKDNRIYFLQCRYHY, encoded by the coding sequence ATGATTTGTGTGAGGATTTGGGCATTGTCCGAGAGTAAAGTTTGGTGTCCTATTTTTACTCCTACTTTCCGAGAGCATCTTTTGTGGTGGGCAAAGAAAGATCCTGCTAAAGTTAATAAAATTTTAGATTTGGTAGAGGCAATTTGCGAATCACCATTTCAAGGCATTGGTAAGCCAGAACCTCTCAAATATCTCGATAACAATCTTTGGTCGCGGCGGATTAATTTAGAGCATCGATTGGTTTACCGTCTTAAGGATAATCGCATCTACTTTTTACAATGTCGTTATCATTATTGA